The Tenrec ecaudatus isolate mTenEca1 chromosome 4, mTenEca1.hap1, whole genome shotgun sequence region CCTGGCTGTGAGGAAGACACCCAGCCTGCACCAGCCCATGTACTACTTCCTGTCCATGCTGGCCCTCACCGATGTGGGCCTCACCTTGTCCACACTGCCCACCACCCTGGCTGTGCTCTGGTTTGACCAGCGGCTCATTGGCTTCAATGCTTGCCTGGTCCAGATGTTCTTCCTTCACTCCTTCTCTGTGGTGGAGTCCTCTGTGCTCCTGGCCATGTCCTTTGACCGTTTTGTGGCCATCTCGAACCCCTTGCGCTACGCAGCTGTGCTCACGAATAATGTCATCATCAGGATTGGGATGGCCATTGTGACTCGGGCCACTGTGTCCCTCTTCCCAGTACCATTCTTACTTAAGCGCCTGAATTTCTGCCCTGGCAAGATCCTCCTGTcacactctttctgcttccatgcgGATGTCATGAAAAGAGCCTGTGCAGACATTACTGTCAACATCCTGTATGGACTCTATGTAGTTCTGTCCACAGTGGGTGTGGACTCCTTACTTATTGTCATGTCCTACACCCTTATTCTTCACACAGTCATGGGGCTAGCCTCTCCCAAAGAGCGTGTCCGAGCCCTTAATACCTGCGTGTCTCACATTTTAGCTGTCCTGGTTTTCTACATCCCAGTCATAGGTGTGTCCATGATCCACCGTTTTGGGAAGCATTTGCCCCACCTGGTACATGCTCTTGTTGCCTACGTCTACCTGGTAGTACCTCCTGTGCTCAACCCCATCATCTATAGTGTCAAATCCAAACCCATCAGGGAAGCCATGCTCAAGGTACTGAAGGCAAAGGGGTAAGTCtgggaaaaccagaaaaaaaaccccacagaatTTGGCAGGAATTGTGGCCAAATAATAAGAAATATTCTCTAAGTCCTTATCCAGAACTCAGACATAGAAACACTCTCCAGGTATGacaagacagaaaaaaatgaataaattgaaACAAG contains the following coding sequences:
- the LOC142444861 gene encoding olfactory receptor 51I2-like; the protein is MLPSQTYGNVSFFQPPAFLMIGIPGMEALHGWISIPFSSMYTVALTGNCLILLAVRKTPSLHQPMYYFLSMLALTDVGLTLSTLPTTLAVLWFDQRLIGFNACLVQMFFLHSFSVVESSVLLAMSFDRFVAISNPLRYAAVLTNNVIIRIGMAIVTRATVSLFPVPFLLKRLNFCPGKILLSHSFCFHADVMKRACADITVNILYGLYVVLSTVGVDSLLIVMSYTLILHTVMGLASPKERVRALNTCVSHILAVLVFYIPVIGVSMIHRFGKHLPHLVHALVAYVYLVVPPVLNPIIYSVKSKPIREAMLKVLKAKG